Genomic segment of Thermogemmatispora onikobensis:
AAGACCGCGAGGACCAGGCCGGGCCGGATTGGGCGGGCCGCAGTCAGTCAGGGCTGCGGCTCCAACGTCCTGGCCTCCGACCCTGGCTCTGCCGAGGGCGACGTGGGGGCCAGACCGTGGGTGATGAAGTCCATGAGCGTTGCAAAGACCTGGGGAGGCAGCACCTGCTCTGCGCTCTGCTCGCTCTCGGGCTGGCTCTGATGGGCTGCAGCACGTGCAGCACTCGCCTCGCTCGCAGCGGCGGACTCTGGCGCACTCGTCAACTGGGGCCAGACGATCCAGCGCAGGGCGAGGAAGTGGCCGATGCCCATGAGGGCGTAGGCCAGCGTCTCCGGGTCCATTGAACGGATCTGGCCGGCCTCCATCGCGGCACGCAGGCCGCGCGCATAGCCCCGGCTGATGCTTTGGTAGTATTCTTGCGCCGCTTCGGGGGCGACACGCTCAGCTTCTTCGACGATGCGGTAGACGCTGCGATGAGCGGCAGCAAAGCGGAAGAAGGCGATGAACCCCTGCCGCTCGGTCTCCAGACGGTTGGTCAGACCGGCGGTGGCCGCCGCCGAGGCTTCGCGCAGGCGCCGCCCCAGATCTTTGACCAGCTCAACAAAGATCTCGCGCTTGGTACGGAAATAGATGTAGAAAGTGCCCTGAGCGACACCGGCGCGCCGCGTGATCTCTGAGATGCTGGCCTCGTAGTATCCCAGCTCGCCAAAGACCGCTTCGGCGGCCTCCAGGATGCGTTGGCGCGTGATCTCACCGCGCGAGAGGCTGGGTGTACTCGCACTCTCTTTCTCTCTGGTTGGCTGCGTCGACCCTGCTTTGCTGGGGGCGGCGCGCTCGTTCTCCAAGGCGTTCGGCTGGGCTGCTTCGTCCATCATGTGCTGTTGCCTATTCCTCCTCATGCTCCTTCTGATAGTGCCGGACTTCACGGTGGCCTCGCAATGCGATGATGATGGTCTGGCGATGCTCTTATGGTCACACAAGTGGGTACTTCGTGTCCAGTACCTGCTCTTGCCCCTGGCTGGCACTCCGTCACTCTGCCGCTTCCTTGCTGGAGGGCAAAAGCGGACTGCGATGGCGGCGGACTCCCCGAGCGAGGGGCAAGGGGCCTGGCTGGCACTCTCCCAGCTTGATTTTCGGCCCGACCTCGGGTACAGTTAGCGATATGATAGATGATTCACATATCATATTTTAGCATAACGGCCAAGAACCTGGGTAGCTGAGTTGCGGCTTGCGCTGCTGCGAGCTGCGAGAGTTTCCTCTGTGAGGAGGTCCTGGATGGAGAAGACCTTTCTTGGTCTGGGCGAATGGTTGGAGCGCCGTGCCCAGCTGACGCCCGAGAAGATCGGCCTGATCGATGTCGAGAGTGGGGCGCGGCTGAGCTATCGCGTTTTGAACGAGCGGGCCCGGGCCCTGGCGACGCTGCTGAGCGAGGGCTACGGCGTTGGCCCGGGCGAGCGCGTGGCGGTGCTGGCCCACAATGCGCCCGAGTATCTGGATGCCCTCTTCGCCGTGGCCCTGCTCGGGGCCATTCTGGTGCCGCTCAACTGGCGCCTGACGATTCCTGAGCTGCTGACGATAGTGCGCGACTGTGAGCCGTGTCTGCTCATGCACGACGAGGAGCACAGCCAGCGGGCCAGCGAGCTGCTGGCGGCGCTGTCACCTGTAGGCGTGGTGCCGCGCCTGCTCTCCTTTGCGGCCTTTCCCGGGGACGATCGGCGGCTGGCCGCGCTGGCGCGTCCTTTCGCAAGTGCCGACGGTGAGGAGCCGGTGCTGATCCTCTATACCTCTGGCACCACGGGCGTGCCCAAAGGAGCCTTGCTTTCGCACCGCATGATCACCTGGAATGCTATTAATACGCAAATCAGTTGGGGGCTGCGCGACGACGATATCACGCCGACCTTTGCTCCGTTCTTTCATGCTGGCGGCCTGAATGTGCTGACGACGCCGCTCTACCATTGTGGCGGCACGGTGGTGCTGCTGCGCTCCTCTGATCCGGCGCTGATTTTGCGCACCATTGAGGCCGAACGTTGCACGGTAGTTTTTGCCGTGCCGACCGTTTTTCAACTGATGCTGGAGCATCCGGCTTTTGCTACAACAGACCTGTCATCGCTGCGCTTCTGCGTGACGGGCGGCTCTTCTTGTCCACTGCCGGTGATTCGCGGCTATGGGGAGCGCGGCGTATTGCTACGCCAGGGCTATGGCCTGACCGAGGTCGGGGTCAATTGTTTCAGCCTGGCGCCCGAGGATGCGCTGCGCAAGGCTGGCTCGGTGGGGCGTCCGGTCTTCCATTCGCGGGCGCGCCTGGTCGACGAACACGATCGAGATGTGGCGCCTGGCGAGGTGGGCGAGCTGGTGCTGGCGGGGCCACATGTCTGCTCGGGCTACTGGCGGCGTCCGGTGGAGACAGCGGAGGCCGCACGCGGCGGTTGGTGGCATACTGGCGATCTGGCGCGCTGCGATGAAGATGGCTACTACTACATTGTGGGGCGCAAGAAGGACCTCTTTATCTCGGGTGGAGAGAATGTCTATCCCGCCGAGGTGGAGGCGGTGCTGCTTGCCCATCCGGGGGTGGCCGAGGCGGCGGTGATCGGCAGGCCCGACCCGCGCTGGGGTGAGGTTGGGCTGGCGATCGTCGTGCCGCGTGTGCCGGGCAGCCTGCGCCCTGAAGAGCTGCTGGCTTTCTGTGGCGAGCGTCTGGCCCGCTACAAGATCCCCAAAGGGATCGTCTTTGCCGAGGCCCTGCCGCGCAATGCGATGGGCAAGGTTCTTAAGGCGGAACTGCGGGCGCGCTATGTGCGGGAAGAGACGCCGTGATGCTCCCACCGGGTGCCCTGGACCTGCTCGCTTGTCCGACTGGCGGACAGGTCTGCAGCCAGCCTCGCCCAGGCTAAAGCGGGGCTGTGTCAGGATGTGGCTGGCGGGGTAGGCGCCGACTCCGGCTGTCGGCCCCAGGCAGGCGGTCAGCACGTTCCAGAGGCCGCAAAAATCTGCCTGCTGCCTGTCAGCGATGGCCTGCTGGTAGAGCCGGGGCGGCTCGGCCTCGCTGGCCAGTCCCAGCTTGAGGTAGAAGGGGGGCCCAGCTCCAGGGCCATAACGGCCTCCTGGAGGAAGCGCTCGTGGGCCGGCGCGCCGTAGGACCAATCGAGGGCACTGGCTCGCTTGACCGCTCGTGCGCTCAGGTCGATGCCTACCACCTTGACCGAGGGAAAGACGGCGGCGACCTCGATGGCCTAGCCGCTGGGATCGCAGGCCAGGTCGAGCACGCGCCCCCCGTCCGGCAAGGTCAGTTGCAAGGGAGTGGTATGGCTGGAACGGATGGAGGAGAATCAAGGGCGTGGTTATGTTGGCGAGGCTGGAGCGAATGGGCGAGCAGCATGGGTACCCCAGGTGGGGACGGCGGTGCTATAATAGCAAAGGACTTATCCCGTGAGATGCGCGCAGAAAGGAGGCACTGGACGTGAATGAGCCTGCAGCGAGCGGCGAGCAGCGGCGTCGCGTCCCGGTGCCGGTTCGTGAGCGAGCCTTGCGCGTCGGCGACCTGATCGTCATCGACGGTCATCGTACCCGGCGTCAGGCGGTGGCTGAGCGCTTGCAGGTGGGCGGCTACCGGCTACAGCACACGGCCCATTTTCTCATGGCGGAGCGAGCGGAGGAGCCGCGGCGCCTGCTGGTGCACTTTTTCGCTCCCCAGGAACTGGATGCCGATCTTGGCGCCTGGTTTCTCGAAGAGCTGCGACCCGCTGGCTGGCTGGCGACCTCTGCCGACCTGGCCCATCTCTTCGCGGGCGTCATTGGCTCCTGTACCCCGCGTGACCCTGCTCTGGCCTGGCGGCGCTATGGCGAAAACACCCTCTGGCGCTACCGTCATCTTCTGCAGAGCGCTCAGCCGCAGGCGCCGCTGCCCCAGCTCCGGCCAGACTCGCCTGTCGCCGTCTTCTCCAGCCTCTACCGTCGCGTCGTTGCCCTCATCAGGCGAGAGCGCGCCACTGCTGCCGGCGCCCTGCTCGATGCTGGCTGCTCCTTCGGCTTCCTCCCCCTGCTGCTCGCCGAAGCTTCTCCTGAATTGAGGGAGATTGTCGGCCTCGATCTGCGTCCTGACGCCTTTCTTGTGGCTCGTCAGCTGGCCGCTGAACGTGGCTGGCAGCAGGTGCGTTTTGTGCAGGCTGATCTGCGCAGCGCCGACCAGGTCGCGGCTCTTGGCCAGTTCGACACCGTCGTGGCTCTGCACGTGCTGGAGCACTTCGGCCCCCAGGAAGGTGAGCAGGTTCTGAGCAACCTGCTGGCGGCCACCAGGCGCCTCCTGGTGATCGCCGTCCCCTATGAAGAGCAGCCTGAGCCGGTCTATGGGCATCTGCGGGTCTTCTCGCCGGCCACCCTTGAGGAGCTGGGGAGACGCTGCCTGGAGCACTGGGGAGAGCAAGGAGGATGCTACTGGTGCGAAGAATGCGCCGGCGGCCTGCTCGTTGTCGAGCGTGGCCAGAACGGTGCGATATCGGCGAGCGCGGCGCGAGCCACACCAGGCACAACGACAGAGGCGTGAAGCTCCAGCAGCATAGCTATCAGGCGCGGGTCGTGTCCGCACTGCCTGGCCTGAGCTGGGCTATGCGGCAGAGACCGACGCTGTTGACAAGGGGAGCGCTGGCCTTTTACAATATTTCTCAAGGTTGCACGTTGGTGCAAAGGTCGGCGTTTGTGCCGAAACGGGCGTGCGAACGATCTCTGTTGCTCAGGGAAAGGGCACAACAGTATGACTCAGGAAAGTGACGACATTTATCTCCTGACCGAAGTGGCCAGCCTCTACTACGAGGAGAACTACACGCAGGAGCAGATTGCCAAAATGATCGGCATCTCGCGCTCTGGCGTTTCTCGCCTGCTGAGCCGCTCACGGGAGCTGGGTCTGGTCGACATTCACGTCCATCAGGTGCTGCGCACCTCTGCCGCTCTGCAAGAGGATCTGGTAGCGCGCTTTAGGCTACAGGATGCGCAGGTGCTTGAGGCGGCGGAAGCGGAAGGGGTAGCGCTGGACCGTGTGGGGGCGTTGGCGGCGCGCTACGTTGACCGACGCATCCAGGAATCGCACGCAGAGGGGAAGCGGCCCATTCGCACGGTCGGCATTTCGTGGGGGACCTCGATGCTGGAGATGCTCAAAGCCCTGCGTCCCCGGCGGCGCCTGCCGCTCAATGTGATCCAACTTATGGGCAGCGTCGACACCTCCAGCCGGCCCGACATCGATGGACCGGAGATCGCGCGTCGCCTGGCGGACGCCTATGGTGGACGCTGCTATTACC
This window contains:
- a CDS encoding TetR/AcrR family transcriptional regulator, yielding MMDEAAQPNALENERAAPSKAGSTQPTREKESASTPSLSRGEITRQRILEAAEAVFGELGYYEASISEITRRAGVAQGTFYIYFRTKREIFVELVKDLGRRLREASAAATAGLTNRLETERQGFIAFFRFAAAHRSVYRIVEEAERVAPEAAQEYYQSISRGYARGLRAAMEAGQIRSMDPETLAYALMGIGHFLALRWIVWPQLTSAPESAAASEASAARAAAHQSQPESEQSAEQVLPPQVFATLMDFITHGLAPTSPSAEPGSEARTLEPQP
- a CDS encoding acyl-CoA synthetase, with protein sequence MEKTFLGLGEWLERRAQLTPEKIGLIDVESGARLSYRVLNERARALATLLSEGYGVGPGERVAVLAHNAPEYLDALFAVALLGAILVPLNWRLTIPELLTIVRDCEPCLLMHDEEHSQRASELLAALSPVGVVPRLLSFAAFPGDDRRLAALARPFASADGEEPVLILYTSGTTGVPKGALLSHRMITWNAINTQISWGLRDDDITPTFAPFFHAGGLNVLTTPLYHCGGTVVLLRSSDPALILRTIEAERCTVVFAVPTVFQLMLEHPAFATTDLSSLRFCVTGGSSCPLPVIRGYGERGVLLRQGYGLTEVGVNCFSLAPEDALRKAGSVGRPVFHSRARLVDEHDRDVAPGEVGELVLAGPHVCSGYWRRPVETAEAARGGWWHTGDLARCDEDGYYYIVGRKKDLFISGGENVYPAEVEAVLLAHPGVAEAAVIGRPDPRWGEVGLAIVVPRVPGSLRPEELLAFCGERLARYKIPKGIVFAEALPRNAMGKVLKAELRARYVREETP
- a CDS encoding class I SAM-dependent methyltransferase gives rise to the protein MNEPAASGEQRRRVPVPVRERALRVGDLIVIDGHRTRRQAVAERLQVGGYRLQHTAHFLMAERAEEPRRLLVHFFAPQELDADLGAWFLEELRPAGWLATSADLAHLFAGVIGSCTPRDPALAWRRYGENTLWRYRHLLQSAQPQAPLPQLRPDSPVAVFSSLYRRVVALIRRERATAAGALLDAGCSFGFLPLLLAEASPELREIVGLDLRPDAFLVARQLAAERGWQQVRFVQADLRSADQVAALGQFDTVVALHVLEHFGPQEGEQVLSNLLAATRRLLVIAVPYEEQPEPVYGHLRVFSPATLEELGRRCLEHWGEQGGCYWCEECAGGLLVVERGQNGAISASAARATPGTTTEA
- a CDS encoding sugar-binding transcriptional regulator, producing the protein MTQESDDIYLLTEVASLYYEENYTQEQIAKMIGISRSGVSRLLSRSRELGLVDIHVHQVLRTSAALQEDLVARFRLQDAQVLEAAEAEGVALDRVGALAARYVDRRIQESHAEGKRPIRTVGISWGTSMLEMLKALRPRRRLPLNVIQLMGSVDTSSRPDIDGPEIARRLADAYGGRCYYLHAPLLVADATVREGLLKERSLRRSFQMMEQMDMALVGIGGARPEASGLFRAGYLDEEELQVIRSQGAVGDICGCYFDIEGCLCAQELLCRTVTVSFETLRKVPLVIAVAAGAAKKEAMFGALRTGVVKVLITDEPGARALLQLAASQELAQLPG